One genomic region from Pseudomonadota bacterium encodes:
- a CDS encoding PAS domain S-box protein has protein sequence MQKGDYAAEFLQNHDLAFTLVSTANFAKVVNQRTRELSRSEEKYRVLVESSHDLIWEMDKQLRFSYISPNVTTLLGYDS, from the coding sequence ATGCAGAAAGGGGATTACGCGGCTGAATTTCTTCAGAATCATGACCTCGCCTTCACGCTCGTCTCAACCGCGAACTTCGCCAAGGTGGTCAACCAACGCACCCGGGAACTGAGTCGCAGCGAAGAAAAATATCGCGTGCTGGTCGAATCATCCCATGACCTGATCTGGGAAATGGACAAGCAACTGCGTTTTTCCTATATCAGCCCCAACGTTACAACCCTGCTCGGCTATGA